The following are encoded together in the Malaya genurostris strain Urasoe2022 chromosome 3, Malgen_1.1, whole genome shotgun sequence genome:
- the LOC131436149 gene encoding carboxypeptidase B-like, with translation MCSVQSVMSVRTGRMKLWLSIVACVILALAEANGISYTEFQLYVLRPKTRDQLKELHELAKEIDLDFWDTPRVKRDVRVMVSFSDGSKFEQALDRHDFDYDYVVGNVQQILDKERKSNSEYYQRTKRDSNSRSTIDFNHYWELDEIYDYLDEMAAASPMVDVFEIGKTRQGRPIKAVTISPTGKVTLDRPVVFMDAGIHAREWVGHMSVMYMFHEFVEHPELYQEQLSKTDYVIIPVLNPDGYVYTHTANRLWRKNRVQNNLLCAGVDLNRNFPYAWAYTSNGCTNTFAGTEPASEPETKAMTELMDKYKSAMVTYIAVHTSGEMILWPWGYKFEHCANGEEHDTLGKKARDAIVSAGGREWEVGNSADVLYIASGATDDYAYHTGARLAYTIELTGGGLHGFDLPPSELEKAVREAFEIYKTFGANAGTLPLPTPSA, from the exons CAATAGTGGCGTGTGTGATATTGGCATTAGCAGAAGCTAATGGCATTTCGTACACTGA GTTTCAGTTGTACGTGCTGCGTCCGAAGACCCGTGATCAATTGAAGGAATTACATGAACTGGCGAAGGAAATCGATTTGGACTTTTGGGACACTCCTAGGGTGAAACGCGATGTACGAGTGATGGTGAGCTTTAGCGATGGCTCCAAATTCGAACAGGCTTTGGACCGACATGACTTCGACTATGACTATGTAGTGGGCAACGTTCAACA AATCCTCGATAAAGAACGGAAATCCAACTCCGAATATTATCAACGAACCAAGCGAGATTCCAATTCAAGGTCTACCATAGATTTCAATCATTACTGGGAACTGGACGAAATCTACGATTATCTTGATGAAATGGCAGCCGCTAGTCCTATGGTCGATGTCTTTGAAATCGGAAAGACCCGTCAGGGACGTCCAATCAAAGCAGTTACTATTTCTCCAACCGGAAAAGTTACTTTGGATCGTCCAGTGGTGTTCATGGATGCTGGTATTCATGCTCG TGAATGGGTCGGCCATATGTCGGTGATGTACatgttccatgaatttgtggAACACCCGGAACTGTACCAGGAACAGCTTTCTAAGACGGATTACGTCATAATACCGGTGCTTAATCCCGATGGTTATGTTTACACACACACAGCAAACCGACTGTGGAGGAAGAACCGTGTGCAGAACAACTTACTTTGTGCGGGAGTTGATTTGAATCGAAATTTCCCATACGCTTGGGCTTACACTAGTAATGGTTGTACGAACACTTTTGCGGGAACTGAACCGGCCTCGGAACCTGAAACGAAAGCCATGACAGAGTTAATGGATAAATATAAGTCTGCCATGGTGACCTACATCGCTGTTCACACTAGTGGAGAGATGATCCTGTGGCCTTGGGGTTACAAATTTGAGCATTGTGCAAACGGAGAGGAACATGATACACTGGGTAAAAAAGCACGTGACGCAATTGTAAGCGCTGGAGGACGCGAATGGGAAGTTGGAAATTCGGCTGATGTTTTGTACATTGCCTCTGGAGCTACCGATGATTACGCATACCATACTGGAGCACGATTGGCTTACACGATCGAACTGACAGGTGGAGGACTGCATGGATTTGATCTACCTCCCAGCGAGCTAGAAAAAGCCGTTCGGGAAGCTTTTGAGATTTACAAGACATTCGGAGCGAACGCTGGAACGCTGccattaccaacgccatctgcatAA